Part of the Deltaproteobacteria bacterium genome, GCCGTACTCGGCGCTCCCTTTCCTCCAACGGAAGAGGCGCGTGTGGAAACAGGGCCAGGCGGGATCTTCCTGTGCGCACCCCGTATCGGCGAGGTGCTGGAGAAGCTCCCCGTCGAAATCCAGCAGGCATCCTGCCGGGACGGAGACCTTCGGCAGCCGTTTCCGGATCCGGGCCGCCTCCAGCAGGTTGGCCGCCGTGAAGACGGGCGTTTCCGACGGTTCGTGTTCCAGAAAAGGTACCCGGGTATCTTCAGCCACGGGCCGCCACCTTCTCCTTCCCGCCCCTGGCCTTTTCCCGGTCGATCTGCTCCTTGGTCTTTCGGATGACCGGATGGTCCGCGGACAGCAACGTGAGCACTCCCTCGACCAGCTTCGGCCGGCTCAGGTAGTAGCACCGCAACGCGCCGTCCTGGGCGAAGTCGACGAGCTTCGCATTCCGAAGAACCGTGAGGTGCTGGGAGATGTTGACCTGGGAGACGGGCAGGATGTCCTCCATGTCGGTGACGCAATGCGTCCCTTTGCCCAGTTCAGCCAGGATCTGGAGTCGTGTGGGGTGCGCGAAGGCTTTGATGACTTCCGCCCGTTCGTATGCGCGGTCGGGATCCATATCTCCTCCTATTATATAATTAGAAGATTCTAATATAAGATTTCCGTCATTTTCAAGCGAGGCGCTCACCGTCTTGTCCGGACAGACAGGAACCTCCGAGTCGAACATGCCGGACGGTTTTCGTTGGTAACATTTCCGGGGTGCCTTTATCTCTATAGGCAGGAGGACGGAGGAACGATGCGGCGGGAAGAGGAAATCGACCTTGTCAGGAAAGCGAAGGAGGGCGACACCGCGGCCTTCGCCGTGATGATCCGCAGGTACCAGAATCTCGTGTACGCCACGGCGTTCCAGATACTGAAGGACACGGGCCTTGCGGAGGACGTCGCCCAGGATGCGTTCGTAACCGCGTTCCAGTCCCTGCAGGGGCTGCGAACGGAGGGCGCATTCCCTCCCTGGCTGCGGAAGATCACGAGAAACCTCGCCCTGACGGCGCGCAAGGAGCAGCGCCGTTTCGGGGCGATCGAAGAGGCGGGAGTACTTCAATCCCCCCCGGCGGATGCCGGACCGGAGTCCGAGAGGGAGCGGCACGAAGCCGACGCGTTCGGGGAAGAAGTGAAGCGAATCGTATCCTCGATGTCCGACACGCTCCGGTTCCCCATGCTGCTCTGCCACATCGACGATCTCTCCACCAGGGATGCCGCCCGGTTCCTCGGCATCACCGAGGGGGCGTTGAGGAAAAGGCTACACGACGGCAAGAGGAAGCTCCAGGAGCGGATCGTCCGGATGGCGGAGAGGAGTTTCCAGGTGTACCGGCTCCCGCCGGACTTCGCCAGGCGGTGCATCTGCGGATGCCGTCGATCGGAGGCGGCAAACCGGGAAAGGAGGTGACATGATGGCCAAGAAGTCGAACTGCGGCTGCGGGTGCGTTCCGCCGGGGAAGACGGCGAAACGGAAGGTCAAGACCGAAAAGGGGAAAACACCCCGGAAAAGGAAGTAGTTTTCTCTTCCCGGAAAATGTCTCCGCGGGGGGAAGCTCGATCGTCGTCTACCCGGAAAGGATCAGGACCTCCGCCTCTGTTCCACTGCTTATCCTTTCCGGGGGCCCAGGAGGACGGCGAGCTTCCCCGCCTGCGTCGCGTGCACCACCGCAAGCACCTCGTCGGCCGGATGAAGGATCAGGTCGGCGGCGGGGTGAAGCATGTCCCCCTTCCGAAGGATCGCCACCAGGACGCACGCATCCGGGAGGTTCAGTTCCCGCACCGCCTTGCCGGAGGCCGCCGCCTCCGGGTGGACCTTTTCCTCCACGAGGGAGAACTGCCCCTTGCGGAGCTTCAGAAGCGTCGTCATGTCCCCGAGCGACATCTCCTCCGCGATCAGGTGCCCCAGCAGATCGGCCTGGTTGAGCGCCATGTCCACCCCCATCTCGGGGGTGAACATCCAGGCGTTCCTCGGGTTCTTGACGCGGGCGATCGTCCGCGGAACGTGGAACTCGAACCGGGCCAGGCTGGTCACCACGAGGTTGGTCTCGTCCGCGCCGGTCACGGCCGCGACCACGTTCGCATGCCGGATCCCGGCGGCCTCGAGCACCGAGGGATCGGTCCCGTTCCCCGCAAGGATCGCTCCCGGAGGCAACTCCCGCCGCAACATCGGCATCTCCCCGGGGGAGGTCTCTACGACCTTGACCCGGTGCCCCGCGGAAAGGAGCAGCGCCGCCAGGTACGAACCCACCTTGCCTCCCCCCACCACGATCGCGTTCATCGACATGGCGCGTCCCCCTTTCCTACTGCAGCCCCAACAGCTTCCGGAGGCGGCCGGCCGAAGACGCCAGCACCGCCACGTGGACCAGGTCCCCCTTGTGGAACACCGTGGCCGGCATGGGAAGGAAGGT contains:
- a CDS encoding winged helix-turn-helix transcriptional regulator, with translation MDPDRAYERAEVIKAFAHPTRLQILAELGKGTHCVTDMEDILPVSQVNISQHLTVLRNAKLVDFAQDGALRCYYLSRPKLVEGVLTLLSADHPVIRKTKEQIDREKARGGKEKVAARG
- a CDS encoding RNA polymerase sigma factor → MRREEEIDLVRKAKEGDTAAFAVMIRRYQNLVYATAFQILKDTGLAEDVAQDAFVTAFQSLQGLRTEGAFPPWLRKITRNLALTARKEQRRFGAIEEAGVLQSPPADAGPESERERHEADAFGEEVKRIVSSMSDTLRFPMLLCHIDDLSTRDAARFLGITEGALRKRLHDGKRKLQERIVRMAERSFQVYRLPPDFARRCICGCRRSEAANRERR
- a CDS encoding TrkA family potassium uptake protein, whose product is MNAIVVGGGKVGSYLAALLLSAGHRVKVVETSPGEMPMLRRELPPGAILAGNGTDPSVLEAAGIRHANVVAAVTGADETNLVVTSLARFEFHVPRTIARVKNPRNAWMFTPEMGVDMALNQADLLGHLIAEEMSLGDMTTLLKLRKGQFSLVEEKVHPEAAASGKAVRELNLPDACVLVAILRKGDMLHPAADLILHPADEVLAVVHATQAGKLAVLLGPRKG